In Methanocella paludicola SANAE, the sequence ATGGGCTTTATGCTCCTGCCGATGCGTACGGCCCTCTCCGTCAAGGATATCGTCATCGTGGGCCATGTGGGAGTCCTCGTCGCGGGCATGCTCGTGGGAGGCTTCGCCATGTTCCAGGACCCCATCCTCGAGCGGCGCATGGGCGGCATGCGGATGCTCCTGGGCACGCCCGGCACGCTGCCGATAACCTACAAAGAGATATTCTCGTATTTTTACGTCAAGGACATCGTCTACTACCTGCTCATTAACATTTTACCGGTGGTGCTGGGCGTTTACATATCCACGCTCTTCACGGGCCTGTACGTCAATTTATTTATGGCGACGATCACATTCACGGCGGCTTTCCTCATGGGCGTTTCTCTGACGTTCGCCCTTTCGACTATTCTAATCAGGAGCAGGGCTGCGCTGGCCGCTATCGGCGTCGCGATCATCGCTGTAGTTGCCTGGCTGTCCATGCAGTACGGCATACTGGACACGCTGGGGATGCTCGTGCCCCCGGCTGGCGCCTACCTTGATAATACGTGGGGCGGCGTCCTCATCGCTCTCGCCGTATTCGTCGTGCTCTCGGCGTTCTCGCTCCTGGCAATCCGCGAGAAGCCCGCCCCTGCCGCCGAAAAACGCTACACCAGCCACTTCCTGGAAACGGAGAGGCGCTTTTCCATCTTTGGAAAATATGGCACCCTGGCCGCAAAAGAGTGGATAGACCTCGTAAGAAGTGGCTCTCTAGGATATGTCATATTCAGCTTCCTCATCCCGCTATTATTCCTCTGGGGCTTCCTGTGGCTCTTCCCTGTCGCTCTCACCTTCCTGATGGGGGGAGCGATGATAAGCTTCGGCTTCAACACCATCTTCTACTCGGTCGTCATCGGGTTCTTCGCCTCTGAGCTGTATGGCTGGCTGAACCGGATGGATACGATAGAGTGCTACAAGACGCTGCCTATTAAAATGTCCGAGGTGATCAAGGCGAAGCTGATCATATTCATGATCCTTAACGTGGCAGTGTCCACCGTGTATCTGGCGCTGATATGCATAAGCAGGGGCGAGTACGGGCTCTTCCCGTACGCATTCTACACGATGCTCATGGTCTCGGGCTATGTGGCGGCCGTCATCGCCTACATGACCGGCGTTTATACGAACTCGCTATTGTTCGATTATAAGGTGCTTTTAACCTACTGGCTGGCCGTCGCGCCGGTGCTCATCGTGCTCATCCTTACGTCGTTCGCGGAGTGGCTGCTTTGGCCCGGCATTATCATCGCTACCGCCGCCGGCGCCATTGCATTATTACTGTTAAGAAGAATAGATGCTAAATGGGGACGGGAGGAGTTCAAAGCATGATATGGAAAGAAGTCGGTGTTCCGACGAGCATGAGAGCGCAGATGGTGGACGTGACGTCTCAAGTAGTCTCTGAGCTCGCGTCGAGCGGCATAAAGTCGGGCATGTGTTATGTTTACGTGCCCCATACGACGGCAGGCGTGACCATCAACGAGAACGCGGACCCCGACGTGGTCACCGACATCCTCAACGGCCTCGAAAGGCTCGTGCCCCTTAAAGGGAACTATCGCCATGCGGAAGGCAACTCGGACGCCCACATCAAAGCGTCGCTCATGGGATTTACTGTGGCGGTGCCGGTCATCGATGGCAGGCTTGCGCTGGGCACCTGGCAGGGCATCTATTTTTGCGAGTTCGATGGCCCAAGAAGGCGAAAAATGCTCATAGGGATCGAAGGAAAATAGCAACCATCAGGACCCCCGGGATAATATGAATCGCCTCTATTTACCTGACTAAATATGGTGGGATTGATATGTGTGTGGCTCCCGGGGGTCTAATGGATACAATAGACCGAACTTTCGGACGTATATAGTTGTATATCTTCTGTATGGTATAATATATAGGTTTCGGTTAACAGTTATACATATGCAGTATAGATATTTATATACCAGTTCAACAAATACATTTTGGGGCATATAGCATGGATAGCCGGAGCATACCCGACCAGATCAAAGAAGCACTGAGAACTAATCCCAGAGGCATGACGGTAAGCGACGTTGCCCGGAGCATCGGCATGAACAGCCAGTCCACAGGGCGGCATCTCGACGTGCTTGCGGCGTCGGGACAGGTGGAGGTCAGGACATTCGGCCGGTCCAAAGTTTACTACTTATCACAGCGCGTACCCATCTTAGCCATGATCAACATGTCCCAGGACATGATCATCATGCTGGATAATGACCTCAGGATCACGAACGTCAATAGTAAGTTCTACGAATTCACAGGCGTTAAAAAAGAAGACGTGTTGAACAAAAATATAGGTGACAGGTCGTTCCCCATCCGGTTCAGCCCTGACATCGCGCCGCATGCAGCACAGGCGCTGGAAGGCAAGCATTTCCGCATCGACGCTCGCTACCAGCGCGATGGCAGAGGCCTCTATTTCCGGATCAAGTTCGTACCGATGCTCTACGATAACGGCAATAACGGCGTCACCATTATATTCGAGGATATCACCGAGCGTAAAAAGATAGAGGCAGAGCGCTCGTTCCTGGCCGCAATCGTCGAGTCCTCGAACGATGCCATCATCGGCAAGAGCCTGGACGGCACCATCACGAGCTGGAACAAGAGCGCCGAGCGTATCTACGGGTATACCGCGGCCGAGATGATCGGCCACGACCTGTCCGTCATCGTGCCGCCCGAGTTACTCGGCGAAGTGACCGGCATCCTTGAAAAAGTGAAAAACGGCGACCGTATCATGCACCACGAGACGGAGCGCATCCGGAAGGACGGAAAGAGGGTCACGGTCTCTCTTACGGTTTCGCCGATCATCGATAGCGATGGCAGCGTACTTGGCGCCTCAACGATAGCATATGAGGTCTCAGGGTATGATAGGCCGTGAATGGCGCGCTGGCCGTATCCAGCTACATATTTTTCGTCTTAGATTTATCGTTCCGTAGCGTATTGTTTTAGCTATGAGCTTGAAAGAGATGATGGAGGAGATCGAGCGGCAGCGCCGTCGGGGCAACTTCAAGGGCTCGGAGAACCTGCTCCGGCTCGAACAGAAGCGCGCCTTGCTCGAGGGCGACGACCCTTACTACCACTTTTTCGGCGGGCTGCTTCTCTATTATTTTAACTTCACAAAGGACGCTTACCTGAACCTTAATAATGCCCTGCTTACCGGCGACCACGACTCCTTCTACGTGGATAAGTACAAAGGCGTTATCTGCATGGATAATGGGAGGTATGACCGTGCGCTGGAGCTTTTTGATAAAGCCTTGCTTACTGCTCAAAAAGCTGCCGACAGTGACTGGATCGCCTCCATGCATAACGCCATTGGTAATGTGTATACGCGAATGGGCAAATTCGATAGGGCCCTGGAATCGTATTTTACCGCATTAAATACAGCTCAGGACACTAACAACAAGGAGTGGATGGAAACGAGCCTGTGTAACGTGGGCGTCGCCTGGAGTAACAAGGGCGACTACGAGGACTCCATCGAGTATTTCGAGGAATCTTACCGTATCGCCGGCGAGATCGGCGATGAGCGCGGCCAGCGCGTATGCCTGAATAACCTGGGCAGCGCTTACAATAACCTGGGTAAGCATAATGAGGCCCTGGATAAGTTCGAGGAGGCCCGGCGGCTGGCGCAAAAGATCGACGATAAGTATGGGCTGCGAGTGGTCTTTAATAATCTGGGCTTTACTTACCGGACGCTGGGTAAATTCAAGGAAGCCATGGAGTGCTATGAGCTGGCTTTGACCATCGCCCGGCAGATCGGCGATGACCAGGGTGCTGCAGTTGCCAAGTACTGGATCCTGGCCATTTATGATGAGCTTGAAAAGGCGGCTGCCGCGCATTAAGAAAAAATGTCTTTATCAATTCTTTTTCTTGAGCTTGATGCGTTTTGTCTATAATAAGGGTGTGAGAAAAAATTAATGATACGCCGGCACATATTACCTTAAAGAGGGGGCTATCGTCTTGCTGAACAGGCTAAAGGGCATCCTGGGCAGCTCTGAAAAGAAGGAAGAGCAGCCAGCCGAACTACCAGTAGTGCAGCCATTCATCGGCACGGACGTGGAGACGGCGCCTGCGCCCATCCATAAGCCCGTCCGCGTCAAGGCGGACATCGACCATGCTGGCCACATGCGGACGATCTCGCACAATGACGACGAGGCAAAAGCCCTCGAAGCCGAGGCGTTACGGGCCGCAAGAGAAAAGAAGACCGTTATGTACGGCGAAGACGCGGTATCCGCATACCTATCGAACCTTCCCTGCCTGAAGCTCATTACGATAACGAAGAACGGGGAAACGCTGTGCAGCTTTCCGTTCTTCAACGCCGGCAGGCCTGTTGACTTGCGAATTACCGAGATAACGGAATGCAGGAACGGCTACGAGGGACAGCTCGAGGCATACGTAAAGGGCTCGATCATCAACTTTTTCGACGCGGCATATTTCAAGAATAAGAACACCTATTTTCCGGGAAAGGAAGCCAGGGTGCTGTTAGCGGGCATAGCCTACGTTCTCTCATGCAAGAGAGCGGATAAGAAGGCCCGTGAATCGGCCGACTCCGACCTGGCCTTCCACTACGAGAACGGCGACGTCGACGACTACGTATTCCGGGGAAAGGTCAAGGACGTACGCGAGTGCCAGGTACTGGGACGGAAAGCCCAGATAATACTGGTAGATTTCCGCACAGGCGCCGACTCAGTGATCGACATGTACGTATGCGCCACGGAGAACGCCATAAGGGAAAAGGTCCATAAGGGCGACCACGTGAGCGGCATCATATGGCTACAGGGGTTCACCATATAAGCCACACAAAGACCTTATTTTAAGAATTCTCGAAGACGTTTTTCAGCCTCAAAGACCTCAAAGCTGGCCTGAAGTAACTCGAAGACTAATTTAAAAAAGATGGGGCATCAATTAAAATTATTTTTAAAATTCTTAGAGTCACTTCAGGCCAGCTTCGAGTCGCTTCGTGGCTGAAACCGCCTTCGAGCAGGCTTTTTACTTTTAGTGTGTCTTGATTAAAACCCTAAAGAGTATATATAAGAAGAAAAGCCTTATAGCTGTTGAAACACATAAGTCTGGAACAAGTTCAGAGACTGCGTTATAATCGTTTTATCACCGAGGGTGTCATCATGGATTTTAAGGCGATCGAAGAGAAGTGGCAAAAGCGTTACGAGGAAGCGAAGGCCTTCGAGCCGTCCGTCGAGCCGGGCAGGCCGAAGTACTTCATTACTTATCCGTATCCGTATATGAACGGGTATTTCCACATTGGCCGTGCCTTCAGCGGGCTGAGGGCCGAAGTGCTGGCCCGTTATAAATTAATGCAGGGCTACAACGTGCTCTTCCCGTTCGCGTTCCACTGCACGGGCACGCCCATCGTCGCGGCCGCCGAGAGGATCGCCGAAGGCGAGAAGAAGCAGATGGACATCCTCAAGAAGGCGGGCATACCCGAAGAGGAGATCCCGAAGTTTGCGGATCCCGTCTACTGGACGGAGTACTTCTCGAGGACCACGAAGGAGGACCTGAAGAAGGTCGGCGCGGCCATCGACTGGTCACGCTCCTTCCGCACGACCGCGCTCAACCCTCACTACGACCGCTTCATCAAGTGGCAGTTTAGAAAGCTCAAGGAAGGCGGCTATGTAGTCATGGGCGAGCACCCCGTCGTCTGGTGCCCCCGCTGTAAGTCGCCTGTCGGCGACCACGCCCGCCTCGAGGGCGAAGGCGTCACCCCCGAAGAGATCTTTCTCATAAAATTTAAACTGGGCGAGGCCATCCTGCCCTGCGGCACGTATCGCCCCGAGACGTCGTTCGGCGTCACCAACCTGTGGCTGAACCCGGAGGTCACCTACGTCCGGGCGAAGGTGAACGACGAGGAGTGGCTGGTCTCCGAGGAGACCGTGGAGAAGCTGGCCAACCAGAAGTACGTCGTCACCGTCATCGAGAAGGTTAAAGGAAAAGACCTCATTGGCAAGAAAGTCCTCAACCAGATCACTGGCCGTGAAGTGCCTATCCTGCCCGCCGTGTTCGTCGAGCCCGGCAGGGGCACAGGCGTTGTCATGTCAGTTCCGGCACACGCCCCATACGACTACGCCGCCCTTCGCGATATCGAAAGCAGCCCCGCGGATTTCGGCATCAGCCCCGACATCATCAAGGACATCCGGCTCATCCCGCTGATCACGATCGAAGGCTTCGGCAAGTTCCCGGCTAAGGAAATTATCGAGCAGATGAACATCAAGGACCAGAACGACCCGAGGCTCGAGGACGCGACCAAGGAGATCTACAAGAAAGAGTTCCACACGGGCGTCCTGAACGAGAATTGCGGCAAGTACGCTGGCAGCAAGGTCATGGAGGCCAAGCTGGAGCTGGAAAGCGACTTCGTCCACAGCGACATGGCCGCCATATTCTACGAGCTCCCGCAGCAGGTCGTCTGCCGGTGCCTCACGAAGTGCGTCGTCAAGATCGTCTCCGACCAGTGGTTCCTTAACTACAGCAACCCGATCTGGAAGGCGCAGGCGCACAAGGCGCTGGACGCCATGACGCTGTACCCGGAGAAGGTCCGCAAGCAGTTCGACTACGTGCTCGACTGGCTGAAGGACTGGGCCTGCACCAGGGAATACGGCCTGGGCACGGAGCTTCCCTGGGATAAGCGCTGGATGATCGAATCCCTGTCCGATTCGACCATATACATGTCATATTACACGATATCGAAGTTCCTGCAGGACCCCCACTACGGCATCAAGCCCGAGCAGCTGACCGATGAGTTTTTCGACTTCGTGCTGCTGGATAAGGGCACCGTCGAGGACGTTTCGAAGAAGACGGGCATCATGCAGGGTCTCATCATGAAGATGAAGCAGGAGTTCGAGTACTGGTACCCGTTCGACATGCGGTGTAGCGGCAAGGACCTC encodes:
- a CDS encoding secondary thiamine-phosphate synthase enzyme YjbQ, which gives rise to MIWKEVGVPTSMRAQMVDVTSQVVSELASSGIKSGMCYVYVPHTTAGVTINENADPDVVTDILNGLERLVPLKGNYRHAEGNSDAHIKASLMGFTVAVPVIDGRLALGTWQGIYFCEFDGPRRRKMLIGIEGK
- a CDS encoding PAS domain S-box protein, with product MDSRSIPDQIKEALRTNPRGMTVSDVARSIGMNSQSTGRHLDVLAASGQVEVRTFGRSKVYYLSQRVPILAMINMSQDMIIMLDNDLRITNVNSKFYEFTGVKKEDVLNKNIGDRSFPIRFSPDIAPHAAQALEGKHFRIDARYQRDGRGLYFRIKFVPMLYDNGNNGVTIIFEDITERKKIEAERSFLAAIVESSNDAIIGKSLDGTITSWNKSAERIYGYTAAEMIGHDLSVIVPPELLGEVTGILEKVKNGDRIMHHETERIRKDGKRVTVSLTVSPIIDSDGSVLGASTIAYEVSGYDRP
- a CDS encoding tetratricopeptide repeat protein: MSLKEMMEEIERQRRRGNFKGSENLLRLEQKRALLEGDDPYYHFFGGLLLYYFNFTKDAYLNLNNALLTGDHDSFYVDKYKGVICMDNGRYDRALELFDKALLTAQKAADSDWIASMHNAIGNVYTRMGKFDRALESYFTALNTAQDTNNKEWMETSLCNVGVAWSNKGDYEDSIEYFEESYRIAGEIGDERGQRVCLNNLGSAYNNLGKHNEALDKFEEARRLAQKIDDKYGLRVVFNNLGFTYRTLGKFKEAMECYELALTIARQIGDDQGAAVAKYWILAIYDELEKAAAAH
- the leuS gene encoding leucine--tRNA ligase, translated to MDFKAIEEKWQKRYEEAKAFEPSVEPGRPKYFITYPYPYMNGYFHIGRAFSGLRAEVLARYKLMQGYNVLFPFAFHCTGTPIVAAAERIAEGEKKQMDILKKAGIPEEEIPKFADPVYWTEYFSRTTKEDLKKVGAAIDWSRSFRTTALNPHYDRFIKWQFRKLKEGGYVVMGEHPVVWCPRCKSPVGDHARLEGEGVTPEEIFLIKFKLGEAILPCGTYRPETSFGVTNLWLNPEVTYVRAKVNDEEWLVSEETVEKLANQKYVVTVIEKVKGKDLIGKKVLNQITGREVPILPAVFVEPGRGTGVVMSVPAHAPYDYAALRDIESSPADFGISPDIIKDIRLIPLITIEGFGKFPAKEIIEQMNIKDQNDPRLEDATKEIYKKEFHTGVLNENCGKYAGSKVMEAKLELESDFVHSDMAAIFYELPQQVVCRCLTKCVVKIVSDQWFLNYSNPIWKAQAHKALDAMTLYPEKVRKQFDYVLDWLKDWACTREYGLGTELPWDKRWMIESLSDSTIYMSYYTISKFLQDPHYGIKPEQLTDEFFDFVLLDKGTVEDVSKKTGIMQGLIMKMKQEFEYWYPFDMRCSGKDLVQNHLSFCIFNHTAIFPEKYWPQGMGVNGFLQLDGQKMSSSKGNIYTLRQVTEMYGADATRLTLMYGGEGLEDPNWDSEFARTAGPKLAQWYDFALENYGRGRDDEKYIDLWLESVATKTIKLTKEAMDTMDFRTAIQRGYFDMQRYLRWYIRRSPVPNKRIISWFIDVQTRILAPFTPHMCEEIWQQIGGQGFIAKTPYPTWDEKMIANETIERSEDFIRKVIEDAQEIITVANLTEAKEAYIYTSDDWKYKALQIAAGKNMGDAMKAVMADEDMRKHGKEVSRYIQKIISERLVPSGVDEPAILKEAQEFIAGEIGMKVSVNAEFDPQNKKKHAIPGRPAIFIQS